One part of the Arabidopsis thaliana chromosome 1 sequence genome encodes these proteins:
- a CDS encoding E3 ubiquitin-protein ligase (unknown protein; Has 52 Blast hits to 52 proteins in 10 species: Archae - 0; Bacteria - 0; Metazoa - 0; Fungi - 0; Plants - 52; Viruses - 0; Other Eukaryotes - 0 (source: NCBI BLink).), which yields MTSSFFKQGQASYMQTLKRQAKVDSGKRMSTNFVIRRDPTGQCIFRPIPFKGMRKVRKHVDDDEGWSGGSKKVKVRGLTSSSGDGDSLSYPFENETTIRNREKDRLMLEIFGPESTDDSDESGTEEEFMETNLMSLVSLQWGKRGKRSMRKGTWKRHILENHVGQHKNTQDEMDIQVLLVSMDASVIPNLQNPQVSCKPNVTLKSLCEMYVAPYVEAQAEKIEMYVVKELVAELTMIDPHRDRVEIVNKEDSVGGLRMYNFNNGYVIIGYMKTP from the exons atgacttcttcttttttcaaacaGGGCCAAGCCAGTTATATGCAAACATTGAAGAGACAAGCTAAAGTAGATAGCGGCAAACGCATGTCAACCAATTTTGTAATTCGAAGAGACCCTACAGGTCAGTGCATCTTTCGACCTATTCCTTTTAAAGGAATGAGAAAGGTTCGAAagcatgttgatgatgatgaaggttGGTCTGGTGGTTCCAAGAAAGTCAAAGTTAGAGGacttacttcttcttctggtgaTGGAGATAGTCTATCTTACccatttgaaaatgaaactaCCATTCGtaacagagaaaaagatcGTTTAATGCTTGAAATTTTTGGGCCTGAAAGCACGGATGATAGTGATGAAAGTGGCACTGAAGAAGAATTCATGGAGACCAACTTAATGTCCTTGGTGAGTCTGCAATGGGGAAAACGTGGGAAACGCAGCATGCGTAAGGGCACATGGAAAAGACACATACTCGAAAATCATGTTGGACAACACAAAAATACTCAAGATGAG ATGGACATTCAAGTCTTGCTTGTTTCAATGGATGCGTCAGTGATACCAAATTTGCAGAATCCTCAAGTCAGCTGCAAACCTAACGTGACATTGAAGTCATTATGTGAg ATGTACGTTGCTCCTTACGTTGAGGCACAAGCTGAAAAGATTGAGATGTATGTGGTTAAAGAGTTGGTGGCAGAGTTGACAATGATTGATCCCCACAGAGACAGAGTAGAGATTGTGAACAAGGAAGACAGTGTTGGTGGATTGAGAATGTATAACTTCAACAATGGATATGTG ATTATTGGATATATGAAGACACCTTAA